TCATGGCGGTGTTCTGGTTGTTCCTCTATGTGTTTGTGAACCTTACTTCCATTCTCTACCTGGGTGCTGTGGCCATCAATGGACTGGCCGGCGGAGAATACCTGCATGTTATTATGTTAGGGCTGGCATTCTTTGCACTGATCATTACCCTTGGCGGTATGAAAGTGATCGGCTATACGGATGTGATACAGGTAGCTGTACTGATCATCGGCGGGCTGGCCACTACTTATCTTGCCCTTACCATGGTATCGGAAAAGTTCGGTCTTGGCAGCGATGCCATTGCTGGTTTTAAAGTAATGATGAAGGACGCACCGGAGCATTTTAAAATGATCCTGCCTAAACCTACAGCAGCATCTACCCAGATTGAAATTGACAGGTATGTGGTGCTCCCCGGTATTGCCATGTATTTTGCAGGCCAGTGGATCGTGAACCTCAATTACTGGGGCTGTAACCAATATATCACACAACGTGCGCTGGGTGCTAACCTGGAAACCGCCCGTACCGGCATCCTCTTTGCAGGTTTCCTGAAACTGATGATGCCTGTGATAGTAATGCTGCCTGGTATTGCTGCATATGTATTATACAAGAATGGTCACCTTCCCCAACTGGAAGGCGGCAGTAAGGATGGTGCGTATTCCGCTATCCTGGGCTTTCTTCCCAATGGGCTGAAAGGTTTATCCATTGCCGCATTAACCGCTGCCATTGTGGCTTCGCTGGCTGGTAAGGCCAATAGTATCTCTACTATTTTCACGCTGGATATTTACAAGAAATACTTTGATAAAGAAGCAGATGAGAAAAAGCTGGTATGGGTCGGCAGGGCTACCATCTGGCTGGCGATGCTCATTGCCGTGATCTTTACCTGGGAGGACCTGCTGGGCATAGGGGGTGAAGGAGGATTTACCTTTATCCAGAAATATACCGGGTTTATCAGTCCCGGGGTATTTGCGATGTTCATCCTGGGTATGTTCTGGAAAAGGACTACCGGGGTAGCAGCCATTGCAGGTGTGCTTACCGGGTTCCTGCTCTCTGTTTTCTTCAATAGTTTTGCTGTGCCTATGTTTGGCACCAACACTTTATTCTATACCGCTTATCCTGATGGTAAGGGTGGTTTTGTGATCCCCTTCCTCATCTGTATGGGCCTCTCCTTCCTGTTCACCATGATTGTGATGGTATTGCTCAGTCTTGCCGGGCCAAAGGTAAATCCAAAGGCATTTGAACTGGATAAGGAGATGTTTAAACTGAAGCCCACCACGATTGTAATGATTGTGTTAACATTGATGATCCTTACGGCGTTGTACGCAAAATTCTGGTAAACTTTTTGTAATTATGTCGCCATGATAAGTGCATTGATGATCATCGGCAGCATAATTGCCCAACCGGATACCAGCATTATACTTTCTGAACAATCAGAACACCGTGTAGCCATTGCTGATATCAATACGAAGAAAATTACCTGGGAATGGAAACCAGCATCTTCCAACGTAAAACCGGAGCATGCCAAATGGTTTTCCAGTATCAGTGATGCCAAACTGGTGTATGACGGGAAATATGTGCTCACGGTTGCCTCCGGTGGCGGCGTGGCATTGATCCGTATTGCGGATAAGAAAACCGTGTTCTATGCTTACGCAGGTGGCAATACCCACTCCGCGGAGTTACTGCCGGATGGAAATATTGTTGCGGCGTCCAGCCATGGGAATTTCCTGATGCTGTTTAAAGTGGATACCCTCCATTTCCCGGAGAATGTATATACCAAAAAGGTGTTCATTGAATTCGGGCATAATGCGGTGTGGGACAATAAACGCCAGCTGTTATGGTCTGCGGGGCTGAGCCAGTTGAAATCTTTCACTTATAATTTCAATTGTTTGCAACCGGATCTGGTACTAAAAGATTCCATTCCCCTCGAAGGCACTGAAGCGCATGATCTCTTTCCCGTTTATGGAAAAGATGCTTTGTGGCTGACCAATAACGAAGGGGTGTACCAGTTTGATATTGCAACAAAGAAGATCACAAGGGCGGATGTACCACAAAGTAAAATAAAGAGCGTATCATCCGGCCCTGCAGGTTATCCGGTGATTGTGCTGCAGCCTAATGAATCCTGGTGGTCCAATGAAGTGCTGGATGCACAAGGCAAGCCGGTATTTAGTCAGAAGGGATTGAGGATCTACAAGGCGCGCTGGAACCTGGTGAATACATTCAGTTATCCGGCGAATGATGTAATAAAAGTTTGCAAATAACTCATATAGAAAAGGGGGCGTCTCAAAAGTAATTTGATGAGCTTGAGAATCGCGTAAACGAAGATTCTCTCCATCAGGTACCCGTGTAAAATCAAGTTAAAATTACTTTTGAGACACCCCCTTCCTTTTGCAGGTTATTGATCTTATAGTTTGTAAAACTTCCAATTCGTAGTAAAATCCTTCTTCAGGGGCTGCTTCAGCAATATCGCTCTTACCATTTCCACCGGCATCGAATTCTCCCGGATAATAGCATCATGGAACTGCTGATACGTCATCTTACCACTATCTACCAACTCCTTTTTGAGTGCTTCAAACTGTAAGCCACCGATCATATAAGCGATCTGGTACAGCGGCCCATAACCACCTGTAAAAGAACGGCGCACCTCTCCTTCTGCATTCGCCCTTTCATGATTCACCCGGTCCACCAGGAAATCGATGCATTGTTGTGGCGTCCATTTATTGGTATGATAGCTGAGGGAAAAGATGATCCTTGCGCAACGGTGCATGCGCCAGAACAACATACCCATACGGTCTTCCGGTGTAACAGGGAATTTGAGGTCCCACAGTAAACGTTCCCAGTATAATGCCCAGCCTTCCGTCCAGAAGGGTGTATCAAAGTGGCGGTAAGATCTGTAACGATCGTTCATGAACTGTTGCATGGCATGGCCCGCCAGTAACTCATGATGTACTGTAGCCCTGGAGAAATGAGGATTATTGCCCCGCATGCTCATCATTTTATCATCGTGCTGCATGGTGTTGGTGGGATAGGAAATAATAAATTCCTCTCCGCCCAAAAAGAAAGGGCTAACCAGCTGACGCTCCGGCGCCATCATACTCATACGCCAGGTTTCTTCTGCCAGTGGTGGTATGGTGATCAGGTTGTTCTTTTTGATAAAGGCAACAGATTCCTCATACAACTTCATCATAGCCTCCGGTTGTTTGGAAGGCGGCACATAAGCGTTCTTCACCTTTTCCATGGCAGCTTTCCAGTTATCACCAAAACCCATTTCGCGGGAAGCTTTCAGCATTTCTGCATCACACCAGGCAAACTCCTTATTAGCGATGGTAATAAGGTCTTCTGGCGTATAGGGGATCATTTCCTCCTGTAATTGGCGGATCAGCTCTTCCCTGCCGATGGGATTGCCAATGATACCACTGCCGTCATCTTTCTGGGATACGGCGCTTTTGCCTTTGCTGCTGAGCGCATTGGCGTAATCATTCAATAAACTATCCAATCGTTTATAAGGGGCAGGGATCCACCAGCTGAACAAAGGATCATAACCATTGTAAAAATCAAACGTACTCTTGATGGCCTGCTGCATGCCTCTCGCAACACCCGAAGCTCTGCGGCTGAGGGCTAAAGGCATGGAACTGTCTTTCCGCAATAATGCTTTGGCGGCTATAACATCTTTGGCCAGGATATTCAATTCGCCGGCGAGCTTTTCAGCATCCGGTGCAGTACCCCGGCGGCGCATTTTCTCTACTGCATACAATCTGTCTGCAAATGGGAACCATTGCTGTACATCCTTATACTCTTTCCGCTCCTGCTCCAGCTGAAACAGTTCATCCTTCAGATCACGCTGGAACAGCACGTAATCCACGGCAGAACCAGTGGGCAGTTTGGAGAAATCCAGTTTCGCCAATCGTTTTACATATTCATCCTGCAATACCGTCATCCGCTCTCTGCGTTCAGGAGAGTTACGGACAAAATAGAAACGGTTCAGCGCCCCTCTGTCTGCATAGTACTGCACCATGATATTGTTCACTTCACTGGATTGGTTATACAGGTCAGTATCCTGCGATTGTGCATAGGTGGTAAACTGTACCAGTAACAAACAGATACAGCATAAGGATTTTCTCATGATCAAAGGTTTAAAAACGTTCAGGAGCAAAAGGGGTTATATCCATACTCAGTGCCTGCTCGTTCACCAGCTCGCTGACGAGCTTTCCGGTACCTGCACCCAGGCTCAGCCCCAGCATGGAATGCCCGGTAGCTAATATGCAATTATCAATGCGTTTTAATCTTCCAATGTAAGGCAGTCCGTCTGCTGAACAGGGGCGGTATCCGAACCATACCTGTTCTTTCGGTGGCAGCGGAATATCATAATCCGGCAAAAAGTTCTTCACGGAGCGCAGGATGCCTTTCACCCTGTTCATATCCGGCGGCGCATTCAGGGAGGTGATTTCCATGGTGCCGCCAAAACGGATCTTGTTTCCGTCCATCGGCGTGATAGCTACCCTGCCTTCCATGAGGATGGCGGGATGATTCAGTTTATAGGGCGCATTTTCATAGGTAATGGAATATCCCCTGCCTGCAGCCATAGGTAATTTCACATCTACCAACGCAGCCATTTCACGGCTCCAGGAACCGGTTGCGATCACCAGCATATCAGTTTCGTATACGCCTTGCCGTGTTTTCACCCGTTTGATCTTTCCCTGTTCCTTTTCAATGCTTTCCACTTCCTGCCCGGGCACAAAGGTGACATTGCTTTTGGACCGTAAATATGCCAGCAGGTTATGCATGAGTTTATTGGGATAGAGATGTGCATCACATTTAAAATACACCGCTCCCCTGATATTCAGTTTTGTTTGCGGCTCCATGGCCTGCACCTGTTCTGCGTTCAGATATTCCGCATCCAAACCAAGTTCCTTTGCTTTCTCTACGGTATGATGTGCATGCAGTGCATTGGCTTCCGACTGGAAGAGATCCAGCAAACCTTTCTGTTCATAAGCAAAATCAAACTCCGGCTGACGCAGCCATGTTTCATACCATCCTTTACTGAGTACGGCAATGTCCCGCAACGGAACGGCGCTTCTTTCCACATGTGCTGCATTGGCGCTGCGGATGAACTTCAATCCCCAGTCTATCAGGTCCATGCTTAATCTTGGTTTCACGTAAAAGGGGCTTTGCGCGTTCAGCATCCATTTCAATCCCTGCTTTACGATACCGGGCGTAGCCATGGGCACAAAGTGGCTGGGGCATACATATCCCGCATTGCCGTAAGAGCAATTATCCGAA
This DNA window, taken from Chitinophaga niabensis, encodes the following:
- a CDS encoding sodium:solute symporter family transporter, producing MSNHLALSDYLVFITYFLLVASFGYWIYRRKQKASLNTKDFFLAEGSLTWWAIGASLIASNISAEQFIGMSGEGFFVGIAVAAYEWIAAIALIIIAVWFIPVYLKNKIYTMPQFLKMRYNETVALIMAVFWLFLYVFVNLTSILYLGAVAINGLAGGEYLHVIMLGLAFFALIITLGGMKVIGYTDVIQVAVLIIGGLATTYLALTMVSEKFGLGSDAIAGFKVMMKDAPEHFKMILPKPTAASTQIEIDRYVVLPGIAMYFAGQWIVNLNYWGCNQYITQRALGANLETARTGILFAGFLKLMMPVIVMLPGIAAYVLYKNGHLPQLEGGSKDGAYSAILGFLPNGLKGLSIAALTAAIVASLAGKANSISTIFTLDIYKKYFDKEADEKKLVWVGRATIWLAMLIAVIFTWEDLLGIGGEGGFTFIQKYTGFISPGVFAMFILGMFWKRTTGVAAIAGVLTGFLLSVFFNSFAVPMFGTNTLFYTAYPDGKGGFVIPFLICMGLSFLFTMIVMVLLSLAGPKVNPKAFELDKEMFKLKPTTIVMIVLTLMILTALYAKFW
- a CDS encoding NAD(P)/FAD-dependent oxidoreductase; translated protein: MKCTVIGGGIIGLSSAYFLQESGWDVTIIDKGDLSDNCSYGNAGYVCPSHFVPMATPGIVKQGLKWMLNAQSPFYVKPRLSMDLIDWGLKFIRSANAAHVERSAVPLRDIAVLSKGWYETWLRQPEFDFAYEQKGLLDLFQSEANALHAHHTVEKAKELGLDAEYLNAEQVQAMEPQTKLNIRGAVYFKCDAHLYPNKLMHNLLAYLRSKSNVTFVPGQEVESIEKEQGKIKRVKTRQGVYETDMLVIATGSWSREMAALVDVKLPMAAGRGYSITYENAPYKLNHPAILMEGRVAITPMDGNKIRFGGTMEITSLNAPPDMNRVKGILRSVKNFLPDYDIPLPPKEQVWFGYRPCSADGLPYIGRLKRIDNCILATGHSMLGLSLGAGTGKLVSELVNEQALSMDITPFAPERF
- a CDS encoding DUF6528 family protein, with protein sequence MISALMIIGSIIAQPDTSIILSEQSEHRVAIADINTKKITWEWKPASSNVKPEHAKWFSSISDAKLVYDGKYVLTVASGGGVALIRIADKKTVFYAYAGGNTHSAELLPDGNIVAASSHGNFLMLFKVDTLHFPENVYTKKVFIEFGHNAVWDNKRQLLWSAGLSQLKSFTYNFNCLQPDLVLKDSIPLEGTEAHDLFPVYGKDALWLTNNEGVYQFDIATKKITRADVPQSKIKSVSSGPAGYPVIVLQPNESWWSNEVLDAQGKPVFSQKGLRIYKARWNLVNTFSYPANDVIKVCK
- a CDS encoding DUF885 family protein, which translates into the protein MRKSLCCICLLLVQFTTYAQSQDTDLYNQSSEVNNIMVQYYADRGALNRFYFVRNSPERRERMTVLQDEYVKRLAKLDFSKLPTGSAVDYVLFQRDLKDELFQLEQERKEYKDVQQWFPFADRLYAVEKMRRRGTAPDAEKLAGELNILAKDVIAAKALLRKDSSMPLALSRRASGVARGMQQAIKSTFDFYNGYDPLFSWWIPAPYKRLDSLLNDYANALSSKGKSAVSQKDDGSGIIGNPIGREELIRQLQEEMIPYTPEDLITIANKEFAWCDAEMLKASREMGFGDNWKAAMEKVKNAYVPPSKQPEAMMKLYEESVAFIKKNNLITIPPLAEETWRMSMMAPERQLVSPFFLGGEEFIISYPTNTMQHDDKMMSMRGNNPHFSRATVHHELLAGHAMQQFMNDRYRSYRHFDTPFWTEGWALYWERLLWDLKFPVTPEDRMGMLFWRMHRCARIIFSLSYHTNKWTPQQCIDFLVDRVNHERANAEGEVRRSFTGGYGPLYQIAYMIGGLQFEALKKELVDSGKMTYQQFHDAIIRENSMPVEMVRAILLKQPLKKDFTTNWKFYKL